One Ictalurus furcatus strain D&B chromosome 7, Billie_1.0, whole genome shotgun sequence genomic window, ATTGGCCTGCATCATCTGACACTCAAGACAAAAAGTTATTCaaagaattttgataaaccataccatTTTCGAATGGCGCTTTAACGAATTCGATgaagaatgtgcaaaattgAACTTGAGTCTGTATCTCTGAGAcactttgagggattgtgacgAAACCTGGTACATGTCATCACCATTAGCGTTTCAGcgcactgccccctactggtcaggaGACAAGATATTATACAAGCTCAGCCAAACATGTGTGGTGAGTGTTGATATTGGTGAGCAAATGAATTAGCAGTTTTAGAAACTCCTTAACCCATGGTATTGATTCATCCATACCAATGAAAATACATAGAAAAATTAAACGGTCCTTTATGGGGAATTGGGATAATGTtgctttgtattttttgttattgacttccatttttttctccctaGAGACAGAAGAACATGATGCCCACAAGAGAGTCCAGTAGTCAACAATCAACTGCTACTATTCTTTGTATTATGACCAGTCAAGAACAAATACAAATGCACACAGAACTTCACATCTGCTCAtattgtgggaagagttttactcaccAGAGTAATTTACAAAcgcaccagcgcattcacacaggagaaaaacctcATCAGTGcgcacagtgtggaaagagttttgctCAACTTAGTAATTTCCAACAACACCAGCGTattcatacaggagagaaaccaTTTATCTGTGTACAGTGTGGGGCAAAATTTACTCACAAGTGTAATCTCAAAAGACACGAACGCATccatacaggagagaagccatatcactgctcacactgtgggaagagtttttcTAATTTGAGTAATTTCCAAAAACACCAACGAATGCACGCAGGAGAGAAGTCGTAtccctgctcacagtgtggaaagagttttaatcTAGAGAGTAATCTCcaacaacaccagcgcattcacactggagaaaaaccatatcagtgctcacagtgtgggaagagttttaatcacaACAGGTCTCTCCAGCGTCACCAGAGTATTCACagaggagagaagccgtatcactgctcacagtgtgggaagagttttaaccGAGAGTGTAATTTCCAAACacatcagcgcattcacaccggagagaaaccttatcagtgctcacagtgtggaaagagttttaatcaACAAAGTGGTCTCAAAgcacaccagcgcattcacacgggagaaaagccgtatcactgctcacagtgtgggaagagttttaatcgaCGGAGTACACTCCAGTATCACCAGCGAATTCATACAGGAGAAAAACCATTTATTTGTGTACAGTGTGGGGCAAAATTTACTCATAAGGGTAATCTCAAAACACACCAGCGAATccatacaggagagaagccgtaccactgctcacactgtggaaagagttttgctGGCTTGAGTAGTTTCCAAAGGCACCAACAAATTCACGCAGGAAAGAAgtcgtatcactgctcacagtgtggaaagagttttaatcTAGAGCGTGCTCTCcaacaacaccagcgcattcacactggagaaaAGCCTCATCAGtgttcacagtgtgggaagagttttaatcaaaGGGGTAATCTCCAACAACATCAAAGAATTCATACAGGCGAGAAACCATTTCTCTGTGTGCAGTGTGGGGCAAAATTTACTTACAAGTGTAATCTCAAAACACACCAACGCATCCATACCgaagagaagccgtatcactgttcacagtgtggaaagagttttgctGTCTTGAGTAGCTTCCAACAACACCAACGgattcacactggagagaagccatatcactgctcacaatgtggaaagagttttaatcaACAGAGTACACTCCAGTATCACCAGCATATTCATACAGGAGAAAAgtcgtatcactgctcacagtgtagGAAAAGTTTTACTCACCCGAGTAATCTCCAAAAACACCAGGCCATTCACATGAGAGAGAAGCTCTGTTAGTGTTGATGGTGTGGGAAGATTTTTGTACAActgtttgattatattttgaaCAGAGATTTACTTGTTtaacagtccgtacaggattccgCTGAGTTGTCTTGCGATCGTTGCGCCCAAAAATTCTTCATGCTTGAATTCAATTTTAAAAGTTTGCCGaatttttttgtgcttctttgcggaaaactacttgaattggaaaATATGCAGTTGCATGaaatggtctttcacagtgatatttgttggcGAATGAGACCTTTTGGCTGTACTTTGGTgtgatgcacgtgaatcgaagagggctttgagtGAATGTGTCGTGATGGCGTCACGTGATGCGTCTTGGCGAAAATCTGCgttaattctgaaaaattgcaaactcctccCAATATtacagagtttccttgattttgtgtaaaatcatgaaaTCTTGGAGGGAACAACACCAAGCCAGTTTTTGACATTTGACAAAATATGACATTACATGAAATATTATTTCCTGTAGTTTACAGTAGTTCTATAAATTAGGCttgtgcaatattgattttataCTAATTCCTTTCCATTATAAACTGTCTACAACAGTCTTGTCTTTTTTCATACTATTCTAACCTCCACAACAGGATTTGTAGACTGAAggtactcttagtccctgacctaatGAACCAGCTTGAgcactaatataataataatttaatataatataattgccAATAAACATCACTAGATATCATATAGGCACATATTGCACAAACCTAGTATAAACTATAGCTACTCGCCTTGATTTCCAGCGGTTAAGTAAAAGACCTTCACTCCTGAAATTTGATTGGAATTAGTTATAGTAACAGCTACACTTTTGTTCTTAGGGTGAAGAATTGCAGtctgctctgtctgtctgatctgTTTTGTATGTAAATTCATTTGATATGTCCAATTCAtttgtaaaaatttaaatataaccCAAATGCTTACAAATAAACACGTTTAaaaggagttttttttaattgatctGTTAAACTGATTATTTTGGGCAAGTGCATTTGACACTGGATTAAGTGTAATGTGATGAGAGAGAACTGAGCATGCAAGCAGTAACAGTCAAAGCAGAACTGGGGAAAGGAATATTTCTAATATATAAAAGAATGGTTGGTCAGGTAACAAGGAAGGAAAGGGTGTTTACTAGTCTGTTAACGTCACAGTTGTTTAAACACTAAACATGATAAGAAATTACAATATGAGGAGGTATGGTTAATCTCAGGCACTTGAGATGATGAAACATGTATTTATGCAATTGATAACTGAATTCTTGaatgttaattttctataacagcatggccctGGCAATAATTCTGGCTGtaacaaaaattatttaaaattaaattggtTCAAGAACTTTCGACTGTTATTAGtagaaaaaaagtaattaaattcaGGGAGACTAACAGTGGTGTTACATGACCCTGGCATGGATTATTTTCGTTCAACTGCGCAGCTTGTTTTTTATTCCTAACCTAATCAGTATCAAGGTGTAACAGTGGCCGCACAAtggttcctgtgtgtgtgtgtggtgtttcacatgttctcctcatgttcaTGTGCGTTTTCTCCAATGACCAAAAACCTGCAAGTGCTttgatgctaaattgccccaggtgtgaatgtgggtgtgtgtgaatggtgccctgGGATTTgcactggcatcccatcctggGTGAAATCTTCctccttgtgcccagtgttactAGGATCAGGCTCTGGATCTGAATGAATCTGATTCGGTATCAGATAGAGAGAATGGTTCATTTACAAAGTCTACTAGAGGGAGAACACTAATGCAATCAATCGATCAATTAAAAAAGGCACTCTGTTACTATTTAGAGGGTTATTGGGCATAAAATAGGATTTAGATTGATATTTCATGTCCTTTCCCACAGACCAGTCCAGTAGGTGAACACTTTTGGACTGGTAAAACACCTTTCACCACCTCAAATCGAAAAAGAAGTGCTGCAACTGGATGATTTTGGCCCGTATGTAACAGCATCTGGTGCACATAGCTTAACCCATCCTTGCCCTTGAAGGCCTTTTTttagaggctccttatatactatgctaagacgattacctcacctgtttcacatcaccttcttatttcaacttgtcacatcacttctcatttgtaagtcgtttaggataaaagtgtctgctaaatgtatAACTGTATTAGTCCTAATttgcccctgtcccaaatttcttggaacgtgttgcatgcatcaatttcaaaataaacgtttatcttcaaaaaactatgcagttgattaggtgaaacatcaaataccttgtctttatacattttttatttaaatacaagtataagtacatttacacatcactcctctttgtttttattagcattttccatactgttccaacttttttggaattggggttgtatttcttaaccattaatgatttgtttatcggtatattaaataatatattatataatatattaggtatattaaataatatccatccatcctctataccgcttcttttcagggtcacggggaacctggagcctatcccagggagcatcgggcacaaggcggggtacaccctggacagggtgccaatccatcgcagggcacactcacacacccattcatacactacggacactttagacgtgataatcagcctaccatgcatgtctttggactgggggaggaaaccggagtacccggaggaaaccctcacagcacggggagaacatgcaaactccacacacacagggccacagtgggaatcgaaccccgaccctggaggtgtgaggcaaacatgctaaccactacataataataataataataataattaattaaatgaatgaatgaatacatagaaaaaaaaatttaagagaaacttaataaaagtaaaaatatagtTATATAAGAAGAACTCCCCCAAAGAACTCTGGCACCACTGTAAGGTCCTCAATAATAGCCAGTAAGGGGCTCCATGTCTTATGAAGGGATCCCAGCAATCTTTTTGAGGAGTGTTTCAATTTTTCAAGTTGGATGCGTTGTAATACTCCTCATATCCAACCATTGTGTGATGGAGGAGAGGCATGCTTCCATTTAAGGTGGATGGCATGCCTAGCCAGCAAAGTGGTAAAGACAACGACACAGTGCACTGTGGTTGGTGTAATCTGGGTTGGAAGAAGGCCAAACAGCACAGTCAAAGGATTAGGGGAAATGCTGGTATTGAAGGCCTGTGAGAGAGTTCTAAAAACGTCTGACCAGTAGTCCGTTAGCATCGGGCATGCCCATGACACATGAAGAAGATCAACTGGAAATTGTATGCATCTGTTACAGGTATCGcctttgttagaaaatattttgacCAGTTTGAGGTTGGTGAAATAGGCTCTGTggagcactttacattgtattaGGGCGTATCTAGCACACACCGAATGAACTAGGCCAACAATGTCTTTCCACTGGTCATCAGAAACGTCGATGCCCAAATCTTGCTTCCAAGATACTTTGAGGGAGTCAATCGGAGATGGGGTTAGGGAACTTATTCTACCGTAAATGGTAGATATCAGCCGTCTTTGACCAGGGTAGAGGGTAAGAAGTAGATCGAGTTCTGATTCTGGCAGTGGGGAAATGGGGAAACAGCTTTTGAATAAAATGCctcacttggaaaaaaaaaacagaaaagatggATGTTTGGTAAGTAGAATTTAACtgacaggaaaagaaagaagataaaACTTAATTTTCATACAAGTTGTTCAGAGTAGAAAGACCCTTAGCTGCCCAAATATCGAAGACAGTCTGAGAGAGGTGGGGAATAAGTGATTATTTAAGATTGGCATGTGAATCAAGGCTTTGTGTAAACCGAATTGTTTCTTGAATTGAAGCCAAATCTTAACAGTATTGGTGACTATTGGATTGCTTGGAATTTTGTGTACCTCAAGAGGGATCTGGGAACAGATCTTAGAAAGTAAAGAACGAGAGGCACAGCCTTTAAGGCCAATCCAGTAAAGgaatttattaacattaaatgcCCAATAGGAATGGCAAAAATTGAGAAGCGCTAAATCCTCTTCAGATTTGGGAACCTGGAGAACCGATTTCCTGATGCAAGACGGCTTGTTATTCCAACGGAACTCCTTCAGTTGCTGATCCAacctagtaaaaaaaaagtccttatTTGTAAGtagttttggataaaagcatctgctaaatgaataaatgtaaatgtaattatatgaGATGAGAATATGTGCAGTGATTTACATTTTGACTCAACcactaaaaaaaagaacaatacatTTAATATGTGGTTACAAAGGCATGTGTCATTACAGGGGAAGATCCATTTGTCCAAGGTTGAAGGAATCTCCAGATCAATGTATGTTTCTTTATCACTTCATATACCTTCTAAAATTGTTCAAAATTACTTTTTGACTTTATTTAAGAAAAGAGGTATTATGCAATAAAGAAGTAAAATTGGTTGACTTGTTCAGATAGTAGTAGTCATGACCTCTGACTAGAGATAATATTACTCTAATTAAAGTGTGTACAGATCTATGGGGACTAAAGAAAGTACTTTTTAGAAAAGGGCAAGCATGGGACGGTCGTCTAAACAGTATTAGTCAATTTCCTCTGTCTAATGACTAAGACTGGCGAGTTTGTGACCGTGAAATCCGCGTACACGGCCGGCGCGAGACTCTAAGCAACATGGAATCCGAACAAACGAGCACAGTCTAAGTAACTGGTTAAATAGCTAAACTGCTAAATAGCATAAACTGAAACACGCATTTAACCTTCGGCTGCACCTATTTCCATCTTTGGTTATAGGAGAGCAGTGGGCTAAGTAATGAATCCTTTATATTTTAACGCTACAACATGTTGGCCTTCAGCCTCCCCCGGTTTGTAGCTGTAATATGATAGGGGAGACCTGAGTGGTGGGgggaattggccaagactaAATTTGGAATAAAATCCAACATCATGAACAGTTAAGTCTCTGTGACAAATCCACAGCATCTTGACATACGTTTAAACAAGTGGTCTAAGGCCGCAGTATGAAACGAAACACAACCACTTTGAATTGTCTTATTTAGTCACTGGGAGCTTTCGCACTGGCAGTTTAGTCTGAaacagagcacagtttgcatgaaaaattgcTAATGCGAAAGCTGTCATGCAGACCGGGAAGTGCACCGCAGTACCAAACCCAGGGCTACCTGTAGGAGGTGGGCAGAGTTCGCTTGCACTAGAACTGTGCTGCAATTCCCATGAATGTGAACAAAACTCGTACTCAGGTCCACAattgttcaggaagtaaagtaacttGCGCATGTGTTTTAGCCGTTGACGACATCATTAGTTTCTACACCACACATGTACCATGAGCAAGTAGACCTGGCTGTAGCCTGAAGAGTAGGGTGGGGCTGAACTTTTTGGCAGGGCCACATGTGTAACTCTGCCCATAAGAGTTAgagattagggttaggggtaggcATCAAAGTCATTACATTGCCACTAATCCATGAGACCAGATATGGGCGGAGCGACACATGTATTCCTGCCAAAATGTGCAGCCCCGCCCGGTTCTGCAGGCTGCAGCCAGGACCGTCTCACCATGAGATTTAACTGTTGCTGTAAACCTCATGGAAGAATATGCTGTGCAGGACACAGAAATGCAAACATATTTTCATATAGAGATGACCAGCTCATCTTCTGCTTCTCCTACTACTACTTGAGGTGGTTGACAGCTGAAAGGTGTTTTGCCACCACCTACTGGCAGTACCTGCCCAAATTTCCACATATCCTGTTAAACAGCcctgtaaaaatgttaaaattaaaaagttttgtttgcCTTTTACTCTCTGTCCATTCTAAAATCCTAATTCATCTTTCTCtaatccttccttccatctgtTCTCTCTGTATGAAACTGTCACGATTACAACAGGGCTTTTAAAGTCATATTACTGTAGGTAACGGGCCACATTACACTTACTCCAATGTTAAGTGCACTTGGCCTAAACAAAAACGTGTTGACCTAAACAAAAATGagtttaaaagattaaaaaaacccaatatgataaatgtgtttatttttaagcatttgGGTTACATTTTCATTGCACAAATGAACTGGACATTTCTCACCTACAAAACAGATAATGTGATGCAATTCTTTACCAAAAGAACAAAATTTACAATTTATGGTTCTACCATAGAGCGTCTTGCGTAAGTTTTCACCCCTTGAACTTGAAAAGGACCcaattgatattttatatacactgccctccactaatattggcacccttggtaaatatgagcaaagaaggctgtggtaatttgtttcattgttcaacattttgaacttttgtttacaaaaaaaaatctcaataatactctcatggatatcagagaattgcaaaacacaacacaggtttatctttgttaaatataggtgtgcaacaattattgtctcaacgcactgtgaagtgccaaaaaatctccaaggatcacagctggagaattgcagatgttagttgtgtcttggggtcagaaagtctccaaaactacaatccgaagtcacctacatcaccacaagttgttttgaagggcttcaagaaaaaagcctctactctcatccaaaaacaaactcgagcgtcttcagtttgccagatactactggaacttcaaatatGATCGGGTTCTATTTATAATTTAGAACACAAATTCTGACCTTTTTTTCATGGTCCGTATTGGAAATGTGACCAACCTCATATTTTATATACCAAAAGTGCAGAATGCGCTTTAGTTCCGAATCCTAATCGGAAACTATCATGGCCCAGACCACAGTGTCCTTATACAGTCcactctgaaactattggaacagcaaggccaattcgtTAGTTTTTACtgtagacatttgggtttgatatcaaaagataaatatgagaaaagagtTTATTTcttggtgtatatatatatatatatatatatatatatatgtagatgtgttggATAACCCAAATGAAAATCAAGGCCAGTAGCTATAGTTTACACTAGGCTTGTGCAATATGGTATTATTGTCCTTGCATGATATCCAGTGATGTTCACTGCAAGTAAATCTCTGTTCAAAATTTAAGCAAACAGTTGTACAAAAATCTTCCTCCACTGTCAGCACTAACACCGCTTCTCTCTCATGTGAATGGCCTGGTGTTTTTGAAGATTACTTGGGTAAGTAAAACATTTTCCgcactctgagcagtgatacggcttctctccagtgtgaatatgctgatgatactgGAGTGTATCATGtcgattaaaactcttcccacactgtgagcagtgatatggcttTTCTCCGGTGTGAATTCGCTGGTGATACTGGAGATGACCTCTCTGAatgaaactcttcccacactgtgaacattgatacggcttctctcccgtgtgaatgcgctgatgtGTTTGGAAATTACTCTCTTGGTTAAAACgttttccacactgtgagcaacTATAAGGtttctctccggtgtgaatgcgctgatgtATTTGGAAATTACTCTCTTgattaaagctcttcccacactgtgagcagtgatacggcttctctcctgtgtgaatactCTGGTGACGAAGGAGAGACCTGCtgtgattaaaactcttcccacactgtgagcactgatatggtttttctccagtgtgaatgcgctggtgttgttgGAGAGCACTCTCTAgattaaaactctttccacattgtgagcagtgatacgacTTCTCTCCTGTATGGATGCGTTGGTGTCTTTTGAGATTACTATTGAGAGTAAATTTTGCCCCACACTGTACACAGAGAaatggtttctctcctgtgtgaatacgTTGGTGTTGTTGGAAATTACTCAAGTCAgaaaaactctttccacactgtgagcagtgatacggcttctctcccgtgtgaatgcgTTCGTGTCTTTGGAGAGTACACTTGTGAGTAAATTTTGCCCCACACTGTACACAGATAAAtggtttctctcctgtatgaatTCGTTGGTGCTGTTGGAGATGACCTGTCTTACTGAAACGCTTTCCACACTGTGGGCACTGATAAGGCAtttctccagtgtgaatgcgctggtgcgTTTGTAAACTACTCTggtgagtaaaactcttcccacaataTGAGCAGATGTGAAgttctgtgtgtatttgtatttgttcttGACTGGTCGTAGTAGAAACAATACCAGCAGTCATTTGATGACTACTGAAGTCTCTTGTGGGCATCATGTTCTTCTGTCTCTAGGGCGAACAAAAATGTACGTCaataacataaaaaatacaaagcAACATTATCCCAAATGCGCCATAAAAAACTGGTGAATTTTTCTATGTATTATTGTTATGGATTCATCGATACCATGGGTTAAGGAGTTTCTAAAACTGCTAATTCCATTGCTCAACAATATCAACATGTCAACTGTACCCCACACTTGCTTAGCTGAGATTGTGTAATGGCTTGTCTTCCTCAAGTCAGGTGCCAAACAGTTTGCCAGAAGGTTTACCAAGCTGCCCCaaagtctttttttccccccatggcATAACCAAATCCGAGCTTTCAGAATGAGAATAAGCTTTACTGGCTAAGTATGCTCGAGTATACAAGGAATTTGTTTTTACTAAACAGTAAAACTTTCCAGATAACAGGTTTACATAAAATTATGTATgattcagattttattttatttttaaaatttcattacAATTACCCTGCTATCATTTAGAATTGTCACCTTAATGGACATATAAGCCCTAAAAGGCTCGAGCTGGCTGTGTTAATTGGTCACTCAGAGTTGTGTATGtccataattataattaaaggtgatgttcatttaaatgtctGCCAAAACCCGacactgtgaagaaaaaatgttCGCTGAGGTAACTTGGCTACTCATCAGCAATGGCAAGAAAATGATCAAACTAGAATTCCTAGAGATcagatttatataaatacttatttatttaaaaggtacAAGTCATCTATCTGCACTAGACGCTATTAGATATGAAGCAGAGATCCATTTAGGATCCAGTCAGTGTCCTAGCTGAGACCGAGCAGCTCAGAGAACCATTTTCACTTTAACTTACCTCAGGATTTAAAGATCAACACATGAATCCACCTCAGTgatcttctttcttttaaactgGATCAGATTGAACTGTCGCTGTAAAGACTGTATTGTAAACATTCAAGCAGAAAATGTTATGTTACCGCTGTCCAAGCGAGAAAACCTGCAGGTCTTCTTCGATTTGAGGTGGTTTCACAGCTGAAAGGTGTTCtactgccacctactggactgagGGAAAATGTGTCAAAGAACTGCTCACATTTCCCCATATTAAGTTCAATTagcttttaaacattaaaacgtTGTTAATATCCTGTGTTTGGCTGTGGAAAGCcagttttgtacatttataacaaTCATGGATTTTATGGTTTTGCCTACTGTGAACATATAGCAAACTTATCACCTACAAAAGGGAGATTTTGATGTCCAGCTCTCAGGACATTAAAAATCGTACTTAAACTATATACATGTCAAGCTCCTGGTGTTTGTCCAGTGCCAGATATTCAGATGTTGAGTAATTGCTGTGCCAGGAAATAAACCTGTCAACTCTAATGCACCAAGTTTTTTGGATTTATGGAGTGTAAAGCATTCAAGTAGAATCATGTGACTACATTTTCAAAGCATTTTTGAAAGAAtgtcttaaaataaattaacCATAGAACAACTGCCATATCCTGGTGTAGGGGATGTAATTATACTGGAAACACTACACTGTTACATAGGTATTCAActcactattttatttatagagaaCTTTTCACAATGGACAccatcacaaagcagctttatagaaatacgaatataaatttttaatttatccctgatgagcaagccagaggtggtggtggcaaagaaaaactccctgagatgacatgaggaagaaatcctGAGAGGacccagactcaaaagggaacctatCCAAGTTGAGTATGAGCATCCAAGCCATTTCTGATTTCATTGGTATTTTATCTTTAAAACAGCCCTAGAAGGTTACTCACGTAACTTTCTCATACACAATGTTAATCAGAAACACAGAAGGACATAGCATTGCTGAGCAGAACTAAACTTAAAAAACTATTATGGCTAAGTATTGCTGCTGAGAcatgaacctctgcccatcttccCTTCTAAAAGACTCTGCTTcgcta contains:
- the LOC128610556 gene encoding zinc finger protein 239-like isoform X1, which gives rise to MMPTRDFSSHQMTAGIVSTTTSQEQIQIHTELHICSYCGKSFTHQSSLQTHQRIHTGEMPYQCPQCGKRFSKTGHLQQHQRIHTGEKPFICVQCGAKFTHKCTLQRHERIHTGEKPYHCSQCGKSFSDLSNFQQHQRIHTGEKPFLCVQCGAKFTLNSNLKRHQRIHTGEKSYHCSQCGKSFNLESALQQHQRIHTGEKPYQCSQCGKSFNHSRSLLRHQSIHTGEKPYHCSQCGKSFNQESNFQIHQRIHTGEKPYSCSQCGKRFNQESNFQTHQRIHTGEKPYQCSQCGKSFIQRGHLQYHQRIHTGEKPYHCSQCGKSFNRHDTLQYHQHIHTGEKPYHCSECGKCFTYPSNLQKHQAIHMREKRC
- the LOC128610556 gene encoding gastrula zinc finger protein XlCGF26.1-like isoform X2, whose amino-acid sequence is MLRQKNMMATRASSNHQTTAGILSTTTSQEQMHTELHHCSYCGKSFTHQSSLQTHQRIHTGEKPHQCSQCGKSFRLKGNLQLHQRIHTGEKPFICVLCGAKFTHKCTLKRHERIHTGEKPYYCSQCGKSFADLSSFQQHKRIHTGEKPYHCSQCGKSFNLESTLQQHQRIHTGEKPYQCSQCGKSFNQRGHLQQHQRIHTGDKPFICVQCGAKFTQKCTLKRHQRIHTGEKPYYCSQCGKSFADLSNFQQHQRIHTGEKPYHCPQCGKSFAVLSSFKRHQYIHTGEKPYYCSECGKSFTHPNCLQTHQRIHTGEMPYQCPQCGKRFSKTGHLQQHQRIHTGEKPFICVQCGAKFTHKCTLQRHERIHTGEKPYHCSQCGKSFSDLSNFQQHQRIHTGEKPFLCVQCGAKFTLNSNLKRHQRIHTGEKSYHCSQCGKSFNLESALQQHQRIHTGEKPYQCSQCGKSFNHSRSLLRHQSIHTGEKPYHCSQCGKSFNQESNFQIHQRIHTGEKPYSCSQCGKRFNQESNFQTHQRIHTGEKPYQCSQCGKSFIQRGHLQYHQRIHTGEKPYHCSQCGKSFNRHDTLQYHQHIHTGEKPYHCSECGKCFTYPSNLQKHQAIHMREKRC